A stretch of DNA from Microbacterium sp. LWS13-1.2:
GCGCCGTGGAGCGCGGAACTCGCCGCCGAGCTCGAGCCCTGGCTGGGGTCCGACGCGCCGAAGGCGTTCGCCGACGCGAAGCCCCAGGTGAAGGCGCTCCGCCGCGCCGGCCTGCGAGTGGGCGGCCTGGCCTTCGATGTGATCATCGCCGGCTGGCTGCTGCGGCCGAGCTTCCCCGACAAGACGCTCGCCGATCTGGTCGACCGCTACCTCGACGAGAAGCTGCCCGAGGCCGACCCCGCACAGCTCGTGCCAGAGACCGAGGGCGCCACCACCGGCCAGTTGTCGTGGTACCTGGTGCGCGTCGTACGCGCGGTGCGGGCCGAACTGCCCGACAGCGTCGCGGCCGTGCTCACCGACATCGAACTGCCGACCCTGCACACGCTCGCCGACATGGAGCTCGCCGGCGTCGCCGTCTCGCACGAGAGGCTGTCGGCGTTCTCCGGCGAGCTCGGCGCGCGTGCGGACGCCCTCGCCCTGCAGGCGTACGCCGCCATCGGCCGCGAGGTCAACCTCGGCTCGCCGAAGCAGCTGCAGGAGGTCCTGTTCGACGAGCTGCAGCTGCCGAAGACGCGCAAGACCAAGACCGGGTACTCGACGGATGCCGCAGTCCTGGCCGACATGCAGGAGACCAACCCGCACCCGTTCCTCGATCTGCTGCTCCAGCACCGCGAGGCGACGAAGCTGCGCCAGATCATCGAGTCCCTCGACAGTGCGATCGGCGGTGACCGCACCACCGGCGCGGACGGACGCATCCACACCACGTACGTGCAGACCGGCAGCCAGACCGGCCGGCTCTCGAGCACCGACCCGAACCTCCAGAACATCCCTATCCGCACTGAGGAGAGCCGCCGCATCCGCTCCGCGTTCATGGTGGGCGAGGGGTACGAGACGCTGCTCACCGCCGACTACTCGCAGATCGAGATGCGCATCATGGCGCACCTCTCAGAGGATCCCGGCCTGATCGAGGCGTTCAACTCGGGCGAAGACACGCACCGGTTCGTGGGCTCGCGGGTGTTCGGGGTCGCTCCCGAAGACGTCACCCCGGCGATGCGCACGAAGGTGAAGGCGATGTCGTACGGCCTCGTCTACGGCCTCTCCGCGTTCGGGCTCTCGAAGCAGCTGCGCATCGAGCAGGCCGAGGCGAAGCAGCTGATGATGGAGTACTTCGCCCGCTTCGGCGCCGTACGGGACTACCTCCGCTCGTCGGTCGAGCAGGCCCGCATCGACGGCTACACCGAGACGATCTTCGGACGCCGGCGCCCGTTCCCCGATCTCGCCAGCCCCAACCGCGTGCTGCGCGAGAATGCGGAGCGCGCCGCGCTCAACGCCCCGATCCAGGGCAGCGCGGCCGACATCATGAAGATCGCACTGTTCCACATCCACGACGACTTCGCGGATGAGCAGCTGCGGTCCCGGGTGCTGCTGCAGATCCACGACGAGCTCGTGATCGAGGTGGCACCGGGGGAGTGGGATGCCGCCGAGCACATCGTCCGCACGCGCATGGGCGATGCGGCGCAGCTGTCGGTGCCGCTCGACGTGCAGATCGGCCGCGGCGACGACTGGAACGCCGCCGGCCACTGATCGGGCGGCGCGGCGCGATCCGCGATCGGACCGGGATTCTCGTTTGTCGGCATCGCGTCTCATGCCTAGGCTCGGAGCCATGACAGACGAAACCCGCACGCCCACGCAGATCGACAAGATCGCTGATGCGTGGGTCGACACCCTCGCCGAACTCGAGCCGACGCTCGCGACCTACATCGGCCGGTCCGAGTACAACGACCGATTCGGCGACTACAGCCCGGCCGGTCAGGAGCGCCTCGTGGAAGAGGGACGCAAGACGCTGGCCGCCCTCGAGGCCTCGGCCGTCGCCGACGACGTCGACGCCGTGACGAAGGACGACCTCTCGCGAGAGATCCAGCTGGAGCTCGACCTGCACGATGCGAAGTGGCATCTGCGCGACATCAACGTGATCGCCTCGCACGCGCAGAACATCCGTTCCGCGTTCGATCTCATGCCGACCGCCACCCCCGACGACTGGTCGGTGATCGCCACGCGTCTCGGCGCGGTCTCCGGTGCGATCGACGGATACATCGCCACCCTCCGCGAGGGGATCGACCAGGGCGTCGTGCCCGCGCGGCGCCAGGTGGTCGAGGTCGCCACGCAGATCGCCCGCTACACCGCCGACGGCGGATTCTTCGCGACGTTCGCGGCCGAGGCGGCTCCCGAGGAGGGTCAGCTCCCGGCATCCCTCGCCCGCGAACTGGCCGACAACGCCAACGCCGCGCGGGTCGCCTACGACGAGCTCGCGTCGTTCCTGAGCGGTGAGCTGGCACCGACGGCGGGGGAGAAGGACGCGGTCGGCCGCGAGCTTTACGCGCTGCACTCGCGCCGGTTCCTCGGAGCGACGATCGACCTCGATGAGACATACGAGTGGGGTGTCGAAGAGCTCGCCCGCATGGTCGCCGAGCAGGAGTCGATCGCCGACGAGATCAAGGCCGGCGCCACGGTCGAAGAGGCCGTCGCATTCCTCGAAGAGGACGCGAGCCGCAAGCTCTACGGCACGGACGCGCTGCAGAAGTGGATGCAGGAGACCAGCGATCGCGCGATCGCCGAGCTCGGCAAGACCCACTTCGACATCGCCGAGCCGATCCGCAGCCTCGAGTGCATGATCGCGCCGACGAAGGAAGGCGGGATCTACTACACCGGCCCGACCGACGACTTCTCGCGCCCCGGCCGCATGTGGTGGTCGGTGCCGGAGGGCGTCGAGGAGTTCGACACGTGGCGCGAGCTCACGACGGTGTACCACGAGGGCGTCCCGGGACACCACCTGCAGATCGCGCAGGCCGTGTACAACCGCGCGCAGCTGAACACCTACCGCCGCCTCCTCGCCGGGACCTCGGGGCACGCCGAAGGCTGGGCCCTGTACGCGGAGCGGCTCATGGAGCAGCTGGGCTATCTCTCCGATCCCGCAGACCGGCTCGGCATGCTCGACGGCCAGCGCATGCGCGCGGCCCGCGTCGTGCTCGACATCGGCGTGCACCTCGAGAAGCAGCGCCCCGACGGTCAGGGACCGTGGGACGCCGACTTCGCGCTCGAGTTCATGCTGCGCAACGTCAACATGCCCGATGAGTTCGTCCGGTTCGAGGTGAACCGCTACCTCGGCTGGCCGGGTCAGGCGCCGTCCTACAAGGTCGGCCAGCGCATCTGGGAGCAGCTGCGCGACGAGGTCGCCGAGCGCGAGGGCGCCGACTTCTCCATCAAGCAGTTCCACAAGCGCGCGCTGGATCTCGGCGGAGTAGGACTCGACACGCTGCGCATGGCGCTCTCGCGCTGAGTCCGCGTCCCGGTCGTTGAGCGAGCTTGCGAGTCGAAACGCAGAGACGATTCGCCCCAGACCCGGCGCAGCCCGTCGGCCTGATGCGTTTCGTCTCGGTCGCTGTGGCGCTCCCTCGCTCAACGACCGGAACCGGCGGCGCCCAGCAGTCGCAGCACCTCACGGTCGCTCGTCTGACCGAAGTGGTCGTAGTATTCGCCCACGGCCCAGAAGTCGGATTCGCGGTGGGGGCACACGAAATCGTCGACGGCGTCCGCCGGTGCGATGAAACGCTCGGGCGCGACGGGGACGGCGAGCACGACCCGGTCCGGATGGCGAGCCCGCACCGCCCGGCAGGCGGCGACGGCGCTCGCGCCCGTCGCCACGCCGTCGTCCACCACGAGGGCGGTCCGCCCCGTCAGGTCCACGACGCGAGACCCATAGACATCCGTCCGCCGCGCCAGCTCGTCGCGCTCTGCCGCCTCGACCCGCTCCAGATCCGTCTGTGACATGCCGGCCCAGCGCAGGGCGTCGGGCGTGACGATCCGTACACCTTCGGCGATCGCTCCGACGGCGAACTCCTCGTGCCCGGCCGCTCCGAGCTTGCGCACGACGACGGCATCCAGCTCCAGTCCCAGCGCTTCGGCGACCGCCGCGGCGACGACGACGCCCCCGCGAGGGATGCCCAGGACCACAGCATCCGTTCCTCGCCACTCCACGAGCGCAATGGCGAGCTCTCGTCCGGCGGCGCGGCGATCCGCGAAGAGGGCCATGCCCACCACGCTACGCTCGCCGCGGCCGTGCGTGTCGGGGAATGCCGTAGCCGCGTCGCAGGTTCATGCAAGCGAATAGAAGGAGAGGGCCATGACTTCCATCGACCCCGCGAGCCTCGAGCTCGGACTCGACACCTTCGGCGACGTCACGCGCGACGTCTCCGGCGAGATGATCAGCGGCGCGCAGACGATCCGCAACGTCGTCGAGCAGGCCGTCCTGGCCGATCGCGTCGGCCTGTCTTTCTTCGGGGTGGGGGAGCACCACCGCCGCGAGTTCGCCGTCTCCAGCCCCGAGATCGTGCTGGCCGCCGCAGCCGCGCGCACCGAGCGGATCCATCTCGGCACAGCCGTCACCGTGCTCTCGAGCGACGACCCGGTGCGCGTGTTCGAACGGTTCTCGACGCTCGATGCGGTGTCGAACGGCCGAGCCGAGGTCATCCTCGGGCGGGGATCGTTCATCGAGTCGTTCCCGCTGTTCGGCTACGACCTGCGCGACTACGAGGCGCTCTTCGACGAGAAGCTCGACCTCTTCTCGCAGCTGCTGACCGAGAAGCCCGTCACGTGGAGCGGCACTTTGCGCGCTTCGCTGGACGCCGCGGATGTGTTCCCCAAGACGGAGAGCGGACTGCGCGCGTGGGTCGGTGTCGGTGGCACGCCCGAGTCGGCCGTCCGCGCCGCCCGGTACGGATACGGACTCATGCTCGCCATCATCGGCGGTCCCGCCGCTCGCTTCCGGCCGTTCGCCGACCTCTATCGCCGGTCGCTCGACACCTTCGACCAGCCGCAGCTTCCGGTCGGGGTGCACTCACCGGGCCACATCGCCGAGACCGACCAGCAGGCGTGGGACGAGGCATACGAGGGTTTCGAGGCGATGAACAATTCGATCGGCCGCGAGCGCGGCTGGCCGACCTATAACCGCCTTCGCTTCCAGCACGACGTCGGCCCCGAGGGCGCGCTGTACGTCGGCTCACCGGAGACGGTCGCCCGCAAGATCGCCGACACCGTGCAGACGCTGGGCGCGTCGCGCTTCGACATGAAGTTCTCGACGGGAACGCTGTCGCACGAGAAGATGCTTCGCTCGATCGAGCTGTTCGGCACCGAGGTCGCACCGCGCGTCCGCGACATGCTGTCGTAGCGCCCACTCGGGCTCCGGCATCCGTAGCATGACGCTATGACGGATGCCGGAACCCGCACGTCGACGCTCTCGGAGCGGCTCGACCGACTGCCGTTCACCCGCGTGCACCTGCGCGTGCTCACCGGTTCGGGGATCGGCTGGGCGCTGGACGCGATGGACGTCGGCCTCATCTCGTTCGTGATCGCCGCACTCGCCGCGCAGTGGAACCTGGTTCCGAGCGAGACGGCGTGGATCGCGTCGATCGGCTTCGTCGGCATGGCCATCGGGGCGAGTGTCGGCGGTCTCCTCGCAGACCGCTTCGGGCGACGACAGGTGTTCGCGCTGACGCTTCTCGTCTACGGCGTCGCGACGGGCGCGAGTGCGCTGGTCGGCGGTCTCGCGGCGCTCCTGGTGCTTCGCTTCCTCGTCGGGCTGGGCCTCGGCGCCGAGCTGCCGGTCGCGAGCACCTACGTCAGCGAGTTCGCCCCCGCCCGAATGCGCGGCCGGCTCATCGTGATCCTCGAGGCGTTCTGGGCGGTCGGCTGGACGCTCGCGGCACTCATCGGCTACTTCGTGATCCCGGCGTCCGAGAACGGGTGGCGCTGGGCGTTCGCGCTCGGGGCGATCCCGGCGGTGTACGCGCTCATCGTGCGCTGGGGGCTGCCCGAATCGGCGCGCTGGCTGGAGCGTCGTGGCCGCTTCGCCGAGGCCGAGTCCGTGGTCCGGACGTTCGAGGTGGCGGCGGGCTCCTCCGCGGCGGCAGCGCCGGCACGCGCCGATGTGCCCCCCGCGGCGGCGACCTCCCTTCGACAGCGCCTGGGCGCGCTGTGGGCCCGCGAGTTCCGCGTGCGCACCGCGTGCCTGTGGCTCGTCTGGTTCTGCGTCAACTTCTCGTACTACGGCGCCTTCATCTGGATCCCCTCGATCCTGGTGGCGCAGGGGTACGACCTCGTGCGCTCGTTCGGCTTCACCCTGGTGATCACGCTCGCTCAGCTGCCGGGGTACGCGGTGGCCGCCTGGCTGATCGAGGTGTGGGGGCGGCGGCTCACGCTCTCGGTGTTCCTCGTCGGCTCGGCGGTGTCGGCCGTCTTCTTCGGCACCGCCGCGGGGCCGGGGGCGATCATCGCGGCGGGTATGGCGCTGTCGTTCTTCAATCTCGGCGCCTGGGGCGCGCTGTACGCCGTGACACCGGAGATGTACCCCACCTCGCTGCGGGCGACCGGCACGGGATTTGCTGCGGGTGTCGGACGCATCGCGTCCATCGTCGCGCCGCTCGTCGTGCCGCCGCTGCTGCTCGCCGGCGGTGCCCCCGTGCTCTTCGTCGTGTTCGCCGTCTTCTTCGCCATCGCGGCCGCAGCCGCGTGGGGACTCGTCGATCGTCGCGGCGTCGCGCTCGACGACCGGTGACCGTGGCCGGACGCTCGCTCGGCCGGCCGTAGGCTGGAGCCCGTGGCATCCGTTCGATACGTCGCAATCGGCGACTCCTTCACCGAAGGTGTGGGCGACGAGCTCCCCGACGGGCACGTGCGCGGCTGGGCCGACCTTGTGGCACAGGGCTGGGCCGACGCCGCAGGCGAGCCGATCGAATACGCCAACCTGGCGATCCGGGGCAAGCTCGTGTGGCCGATCGTCGAGCAGCAGCTGGAACCGGCGCTCGCCCTGAAGCCGACCCACCTGTCGTTCAACGGCGGTGGCAACGACATGCTGCGGCCACGGACGAGCATCGCGCACGTCCTCGCCGCGTTCGAGACGGTGGTCCGCCGGTGCGATGAGGAGGGCGTGCACCTCATCGTCCTGTCGGGCGCGAATCCCACGGGGCAACTGCCGCTGCGGCGGGTCATCCAGCGGCGCGGCGACCTGCTGTCTCACGCCGTCGAGAAGCGCCTCGCATCGCGCACCGACGTCGTTCAGGCGTACAACTGGTTCGACGAGGAGCTCGCGACTCCGCCGTACTGGTCGGAGGATCGCCTGCACATGAACGCGCGTGGCCATCATCGCGTCGCCGCCCGCGTCCTGGACGCGCTGGGCGTGGAGCCCGTCCCGCGGGAATGGTGGTCGCTGCCACCGTTGCCACCCCGGGGCACCCGTGGCGCGGCGTACTATCGCGAGCACGTCGGCCCCTGGGTGCGCCGTCGCCTGACCGGCACGTCGTCGGGCGATGGCCGCGAGGCGAAGTTCGGGCAGTGGACCGAGTTCGCACCCCGCGCGCACTGACCGACAACGCGACTCACCAGTGCGGCGGGCTCTGCGCAGCGCCCCTTGCTCAGGCCGCCTTGCCGGTCACCGCGTAGGTCAGCTCGGCGAAGGCACCGGCCTGGCGCACCGACGTCAATTCGAGGCGGTCCGGGCGCAGGTTGCGGGGAAACAGCGGCTTGCCCGAAGACAGGGTCGCCGGCGCGACGGAGACCCGGATCTCGTCGAGCAGGCCCGCGTCGGCGAACTGGCCGGCGAGATCGCCGCCGCCCACGACCCAGACATCAAGCTCACCCGCCGCCTCGCGGATCGCCGGCCAGACGTCGCGGACCTCTCCGGAGGCGAAACGGATGTCGACGCCCGGCACCACCGGCTGCTCCTTGCGGGAGAACACCCATGTCGGCCGGCTGCCGTAGTACGACGGCCATTTCTCGGGGTGTGCCACGAGGTCCTCGTGCTCCAGCACCCAGCGGTAGGTCGACGAGCCCTGCACGAGCACACCGATGCCCGAGAGGAAGCGCTGGAAGCCGTCATCACCGCCTTCGCCGCCCGGTGCGGCGAAGAGCCACTCGAGCGAGTCCTGATCGTCGGCGAGGAAGCCGTTGAGCGTAGTGGCGGTGTAGAAGATCACTCGGGGCATGCCGTCACCGTACTCGCCACCTCGGACAGATTGTTGACACGTATTCAACCGTTCGGTATTGTACTGATTAGTTGAACAAGGAGGCGAGATGACGGACGCACTGAGCCTGACGTTCTCGGCGCTTGCCGATCCGACGCGGCGGGCGATCCTCGCCCGGCTGAGCGAAGGCGAGGCCACGGTGGGGGAGCTCGCCGCACCGTTCGACATGACTTTCGCCGCCGTGTCGAAGCACCTGCGTGTGCTGGAGGGAGCGGGGCTGGTCACGCGGGGCCGCAACGCCCAGTACCGGCCGGCTCGGCTCGACGCACGTCCGCTGGCGGCGGCATCCGATTGGATCGGCGGCTACGCGCAGTTCTGGGAAGACAGCCTGGGCGCCCTCGATCACTATCTCAACGCCCTGCAGCAGCTGGGCACCCGTACCGACACTCCGACAGGCGGCGACGCCGCACCCACCGAGAAGGAGAACGACCATGACTGAGTACTTCACCGTCACGCGCACACTGCAGGCGCCGCGCGAGCTCGTGTTCGAGACGCTGACGAAGCCCGAGCACTTCGCCGTATGGTTCGGCACGGCGGCCGTCGAGGTGCCGCAGGACACTTTGACGATGGACGTGCGCCCGGGCGGCGCCTTCCGTGCGGTCATGCTGCTGCCGGACGGCAACCGGATCGACTGGGCGGGGGAGTACCAGGTGGTCGAACCGCCCTCGCACCTGGCGATGACGCTCACCGACCAGCCGGGCGACGACGCCGGACTGCCCGTGCTGTTCGACCTGGAAGAGACAGGCGACGGCACCGTGCTGACCATCCGTCAGGACCGCAGCGACTTCTCGGACGAGCAGGTCGCTGCCACCATCGCCGGCTACAACGCGTTCATCGACGACATCGAGGACGTGCTGGCGCAGCTCCAGAGCGTCTGAGGCCACAGCGCCCGGATCAGAGTGCGCCCGGACGGCGCAGTGCGCTCATCGCGAGCGCGCTGCCCGCCCGGGCGCACTCGCATGCGTCGGCGCCGCCGAGCGCCGCTACGATGTAGCCTGCCGCGAAGGCGTCCCCGGCTCCGGTCGAGTCCAGCACGTCATCGGCTCGCTCGACGGCCACAGCGTGC
This window harbors:
- the polA gene encoding DNA polymerase I, with amino-acid sequence MTDSAKPTLLVVDGHSLAYRAFYALPVDNFSTRDGQHTNGIYGFLAMLINLIKAEKPTHLAVAFDTSRQSFRTREYTEYKANRSETPSEFKGQIPLLQDCLAAMSIRVLQQEDIEADDILATLATQGVANGFRVLVCSGDRDTIQLVNDDVVLLYPNVQGVSQLKRYDRDAVIERYGVPPEMYPDVAALVGETSDNLPGVPKVGEKTAVKWLNQFGSLDALLDGADAIKGVVGGNLRDHIEDVRRNRRLNRLMTDVELPLGPDDLEVQPMDAQAVRDIFSRLEFKTLIPRVAELAGIEQQMAAVTSAAAELAPIATELAPADFAAWLANRDGEVGVTIAVEGGLPARIGVATADAAAEAPWSAELAAELEPWLGSDAPKAFADAKPQVKALRRAGLRVGGLAFDVIIAGWLLRPSFPDKTLADLVDRYLDEKLPEADPAQLVPETEGATTGQLSWYLVRVVRAVRAELPDSVAAVLTDIELPTLHTLADMELAGVAVSHERLSAFSGELGARADALALQAYAAIGREVNLGSPKQLQEVLFDELQLPKTRKTKTGYSTDAAVLADMQETNPHPFLDLLLQHREATKLRQIIESLDSAIGGDRTTGADGRIHTTYVQTGSQTGRLSSTDPNLQNIPIRTEESRRIRSAFMVGEGYETLLTADYSQIEMRIMAHLSEDPGLIEAFNSGEDTHRFVGSRVFGVAPEDVTPAMRTKVKAMSYGLVYGLSAFGLSKQLRIEQAEAKQLMMEYFARFGAVRDYLRSSVEQARIDGYTETIFGRRRPFPDLASPNRVLRENAERAALNAPIQGSAADIMKIALFHIHDDFADEQLRSRVLLQIHDELVIEVAPGEWDAAEHIVRTRMGDAAQLSVPLDVQIGRGDDWNAAGH
- a CDS encoding DUF885 domain-containing protein, whose translation is MTDETRTPTQIDKIADAWVDTLAELEPTLATYIGRSEYNDRFGDYSPAGQERLVEEGRKTLAALEASAVADDVDAVTKDDLSREIQLELDLHDAKWHLRDINVIASHAQNIRSAFDLMPTATPDDWSVIATRLGAVSGAIDGYIATLREGIDQGVVPARRQVVEVATQIARYTADGGFFATFAAEAAPEEGQLPASLARELADNANAARVAYDELASFLSGELAPTAGEKDAVGRELYALHSRRFLGATIDLDETYEWGVEELARMVAEQESIADEIKAGATVEEAVAFLEEDASRKLYGTDALQKWMQETSDRAIAELGKTHFDIAEPIRSLECMIAPTKEGGIYYTGPTDDFSRPGRMWWSVPEGVEEFDTWRELTTVYHEGVPGHHLQIAQAVYNRAQLNTYRRLLAGTSGHAEGWALYAERLMEQLGYLSDPADRLGMLDGQRMRAARVVLDIGVHLEKQRPDGQGPWDADFALEFMLRNVNMPDEFVRFEVNRYLGWPGQAPSYKVGQRIWEQLRDEVAEREGADFSIKQFHKRALDLGGVGLDTLRMALSR
- a CDS encoding phosphoribosyltransferase family protein — encoded protein: MALFADRRAAGRELAIALVEWRGTDAVVLGIPRGGVVVAAAVAEALGLELDAVVVRKLGAAGHEEFAVGAIAEGVRIVTPDALRWAGMSQTDLERVEAAERDELARRTDVYGSRVVDLTGRTALVVDDGVATGASAVAACRAVRARHPDRVVLAVPVAPERFIAPADAVDDFVCPHRESDFWAVGEYYDHFGQTSDREVLRLLGAAGSGR
- a CDS encoding LLM class flavin-dependent oxidoreductase, translating into MTSIDPASLELGLDTFGDVTRDVSGEMISGAQTIRNVVEQAVLADRVGLSFFGVGEHHRREFAVSSPEIVLAAAAARTERIHLGTAVTVLSSDDPVRVFERFSTLDAVSNGRAEVILGRGSFIESFPLFGYDLRDYEALFDEKLDLFSQLLTEKPVTWSGTLRASLDAADVFPKTESGLRAWVGVGGTPESAVRAARYGYGLMLAIIGGPAARFRPFADLYRRSLDTFDQPQLPVGVHSPGHIAETDQQAWDEAYEGFEAMNNSIGRERGWPTYNRLRFQHDVGPEGALYVGSPETVARKIADTVQTLGASRFDMKFSTGTLSHEKMLRSIELFGTEVAPRVRDMLS
- a CDS encoding MFS transporter, which encodes MTDAGTRTSTLSERLDRLPFTRVHLRVLTGSGIGWALDAMDVGLISFVIAALAAQWNLVPSETAWIASIGFVGMAIGASVGGLLADRFGRRQVFALTLLVYGVATGASALVGGLAALLVLRFLVGLGLGAELPVASTYVSEFAPARMRGRLIVILEAFWAVGWTLAALIGYFVIPASENGWRWAFALGAIPAVYALIVRWGLPESARWLERRGRFAEAESVVRTFEVAAGSSAAAAPARADVPPAAATSLRQRLGALWAREFRVRTACLWLVWFCVNFSYYGAFIWIPSILVAQGYDLVRSFGFTLVITLAQLPGYAVAAWLIEVWGRRLTLSVFLVGSAVSAVFFGTAAGPGAIIAAGMALSFFNLGAWGALYAVTPEMYPTSLRATGTGFAAGVGRIASIVAPLVVPPLLLAGGAPVLFVVFAVFFAIAAAAAWGLVDRRGVALDDR
- a CDS encoding SGNH/GDSL hydrolase family protein, whose amino-acid sequence is MASVRYVAIGDSFTEGVGDELPDGHVRGWADLVAQGWADAAGEPIEYANLAIRGKLVWPIVEQQLEPALALKPTHLSFNGGGNDMLRPRTSIAHVLAAFETVVRRCDEEGVHLIVLSGANPTGQLPLRRVIQRRGDLLSHAVEKRLASRTDVVQAYNWFDEELATPPYWSEDRLHMNARGHHRVAARVLDALGVEPVPREWWSLPPLPPRGTRGAAYYREHVGPWVRRRLTGTSSGDGREAKFGQWTEFAPRAH
- a CDS encoding dihydrofolate reductase family protein; translated protein: MPRVIFYTATTLNGFLADDQDSLEWLFAAPGGEGGDDGFQRFLSGIGVLVQGSSTYRWVLEHEDLVAHPEKWPSYYGSRPTWVFSRKEQPVVPGVDIRFASGEVRDVWPAIREAAGELDVWVVGGGDLAGQFADAGLLDEIRVSVAPATLSSGKPLFPRNLRPDRLELTSVRQAGAFAELTYAVTGKAA
- a CDS encoding metalloregulator ArsR/SmtB family transcription factor → MTDALSLTFSALADPTRRAILARLSEGEATVGELAAPFDMTFAAVSKHLRVLEGAGLVTRGRNAQYRPARLDARPLAAASDWIGGYAQFWEDSLGALDHYLNALQQLGTRTDTPTGGDAAPTEKENDHD
- a CDS encoding SRPBCC domain-containing protein, with protein sequence MTEYFTVTRTLQAPRELVFETLTKPEHFAVWFGTAAVEVPQDTLTMDVRPGGAFRAVMLLPDGNRIDWAGEYQVVEPPSHLAMTLTDQPGDDAGLPVLFDLEETGDGTVLTIRQDRSDFSDEQVAATIAGYNAFIDDIEDVLAQLQSV